A window from Pseudomonas sp. Tri1 encodes these proteins:
- a CDS encoding LLM class flavin-dependent oxidoreductase: MSKQRPLKLGAMVHGVGHGWGEWRHPQAQPNASTDFGFYKQQTLLAEGAKFDFVFIADSLHIHEKSSPHYLNRFEPLTILSALAALTSNIGLVATVTVSYTEPYQVARQFASLDHISGGRAGWNVVTSWLSGTADNFGKSEHPPHAVRYRIAKEHVAVVKGLWDSWEDDAFTYDKKNGEFFAPGKLHALEHKGEFFSVKGPLNIARSRQGQPVIFQAGTSEDGRNFAAENSDAIFVGAENFEEARAYYQDLKRRANSFGRDAAQLSILPGIRPIVGRDEAEVEDRYQQAVSLVSIEDAIVALGRPFNDHDFSQYPLDAPFPDLGDLGANSQKGGSERIKQLARDEGLTLREVALRFSQPRRDFVGTPEQVADAIQAWFEKGAADGFIINSLLPDGLQYFTELVVPILQQRGLFRSEYSGNTLRDNLGLPVPTNRYAPTARANDATREAVA; the protein is encoded by the coding sequence ATGAGCAAACAACGCCCACTCAAACTCGGAGCAATGGTCCACGGCGTCGGCCACGGCTGGGGCGAATGGCGCCATCCGCAGGCACAACCCAACGCCAGTACCGACTTCGGTTTCTACAAGCAACAGACACTCCTGGCCGAAGGCGCCAAGTTCGATTTCGTGTTCATCGCCGACAGCCTGCACATCCATGAAAAATCCAGTCCGCACTACCTCAACCGCTTCGAGCCGCTGACCATCCTCTCGGCCCTGGCGGCGCTGACATCCAACATCGGCCTGGTGGCCACCGTCACCGTCAGCTACACGGAGCCCTACCAGGTGGCGCGCCAGTTCGCCTCGCTGGACCATATCAGCGGCGGGCGCGCCGGCTGGAACGTGGTGACGTCGTGGCTCAGCGGTACCGCGGATAATTTCGGCAAGAGCGAGCACCCGCCCCATGCCGTGCGCTACCGGATCGCCAAGGAACACGTGGCGGTGGTCAAGGGGCTGTGGGATTCCTGGGAAGACGACGCTTTCACCTACGACAAAAAAAACGGCGAGTTCTTCGCCCCCGGCAAGCTGCACGCGCTGGAGCACAAGGGCGAATTTTTCTCGGTGAAGGGCCCGCTCAACATCGCCCGCTCCCGGCAAGGTCAGCCGGTGATTTTCCAGGCCGGTACTTCCGAGGACGGGCGTAACTTCGCCGCCGAGAATTCCGATGCGATTTTCGTCGGTGCCGAAAATTTCGAAGAAGCGCGCGCCTATTACCAGGACCTCAAACGCCGCGCCAACAGCTTTGGTCGCGATGCGGCACAACTGTCGATCCTGCCCGGAATCCGTCCGATCGTGGGTCGCGATGAAGCCGAAGTCGAAGACCGCTACCAGCAAGCGGTGTCACTGGTGAGCATCGAAGACGCAATCGTCGCCCTCGGCCGCCCCTTCAATGACCATGATTTCAGCCAATACCCGTTGGACGCCCCGTTTCCCGACCTGGGCGACCTGGGTGCCAACAGCCAGAAAGGCGGCTCGGAGCGGATCAAACAGCTGGCCCGCGACGAAGGCCTGACCTTGCGCGAAGTCGCCCTGCGCTTCTCCCAGCCACGGCGCGATTTTGTCGGCACCCCCGAACAGGTGGCCGACGCCATTCAAGCCTGGTTCGAGAAGGGCGCAGCCGACGGCTTCATCATCAATTCCCTGCTGCCGGACGGCCTGCAATATTTCACTGAACTGGTCGTGCCGATCCTGCAGCAACGTGGTTTGTTTCGCAGCGAATACAGCGGCAATACCCTGCGGGACAACCTGGGCTTACCGGTGCCCACCAATCGCTATGCACCGACGGCCCGAGCGAATGATGCAACCCGCGAGGCCGTGGCATGA
- a CDS encoding ABC transporter substrate-binding protein: MKQINRRDFLTASSFALGALGLSSLGFAPRVFAQGKSLADLTLEVATYRGQDSYFVEDAGTGNTPYKVAYSEFAGGNLIVEALASGSLDVGGMSEIPPIFSIQSHRQPRLIAVLQSDVNNQVFLIPKDSPIESIGQLRGKRVGYVRSTTSHYFLIKALKEQGLTMNDITAVALTPQDGFSAFQSGQLDAWVIYGVFIQLAKFRSGARVLKTALGYLSGNYLIAARPAALEDPLRKQAIQDYIQRQARTWEWINNNPEPWATKSAQLLGVDKAVFLDMYNNRSQPTKIIEVNDQAIASQQEVADLFFAAGVLNERLDVSPLWDRNFRLLPL, from the coding sequence ATGAAACAGATCAATCGTCGCGACTTCCTCACGGCCAGTTCCTTCGCCCTGGGCGCGCTGGGGCTGTCCTCGCTGGGCTTCGCCCCGCGAGTTTTCGCGCAAGGCAAGAGCCTTGCGGACCTGACCCTGGAGGTCGCCACCTACCGTGGACAGGACTCTTACTTCGTCGAAGACGCCGGCACCGGCAACACACCCTACAAAGTCGCATATTCCGAGTTCGCCGGCGGCAACCTGATCGTCGAAGCGCTGGCCTCCGGTAGTCTGGATGTCGGTGGCATGAGCGAAATCCCGCCCATCTTTTCCATCCAGAGCCATCGCCAACCCCGCCTGATCGCCGTCTTGCAAAGTGACGTGAACAACCAGGTATTCCTCATCCCCAAGGATTCGCCTATCGAATCGATCGGACAGTTGCGCGGCAAGCGGGTCGGCTACGTGCGCTCGACCACCTCCCACTATTTCCTGATCAAGGCCCTGAAGGAACAAGGCCTGACCATGAACGACATCACCGCGGTGGCGCTCACGCCCCAGGACGGTTTCAGCGCATTCCAGAGTGGCCAGCTGGATGCCTGGGTGATCTATGGCGTGTTCATCCAACTGGCAAAGTTCCGCAGTGGCGCCCGGGTACTCAAGACCGCCTTGGGCTACCTGTCCGGCAACTACCTGATCGCCGCACGACCCGCAGCCCTGGAAGACCCGCTACGCAAGCAGGCGATCCAGGACTACATCCAGCGCCAGGCACGCACCTGGGAGTGGATCAACAATAATCCCGAGCCTTGGGCGACCAAGTCGGCGCAATTGCTGGGCGTCGACAAGGCAGTGTTCCTCGACATGTACAACAACCGTAGCCAGCCCACGAAAATCATTGAAGTGAACGACCAGGCCATCGCCTCGCAACAGGAAGTCGCCGATCTGTTCTTCGCTGCCGGCGTGTTGAACGAACGACTCGACGTGAGTCCGCTGTGGGACCGCAACTTCCGCCTGCTGCCGCTGTGA